A genome region from Micromonospora peucetia includes the following:
- a CDS encoding type I polyketide synthase has product MADEAKLLDYLKRVTADLHQVRQRLREVEAGEQEPVAIVSMSCRFPGGVRSPEDLWEVVASGRDVVSDFPEDRGWDLGSLYDSDPEQSGTSYTRQGGFVHDLADFDPGFFAISPREALAMDPQQRWLLETSWEALERAGIDPHSLRGSRTGVFAGSTGQDYGTVLMGAAQGLEGHLMTGNAGSVVSGRIAYTFGLEGPAVTIDTACSSSLVALHLAGQALRQRECTLAIVAGVTAMCSPAAFVEFSRQRGLAADGRCKAFAAAADGTGWSEGVGVLVLERLSDAQRNGHPILAVVRGSAVNQDGASNGLSAPNGPSQQRVIQQALANAGLAAGGVDVVEAHGTGTRLGDPIEAQALLATYGQDRGDSAPLLLGSVKSNIGHAQAAAGVAGVIKMVMAMRHGVVPPTLHVDEPTPEVDWSAGEVSLVTEATPWPAAGRPRRSAVSSFGVSGTNAHTILEQAPAPQQPASADAAPVVERPVVPVPVSARDAAALAAQAGRWAARLAAEETLRPLDVAFSSVTSRSTLEHRAVVSATGRDELLAGLRALAAGEPSGAVVTGQASGRGSLAVLFSGQGAQRAGMGRELYGEFPVFAAALDEVCAQLDPVLPRPLREVLFAAPGSVEAELLDQTVFTQAGLFAVEVALFRLVESFGVVPEFVGGHSIGEVTAAHVAGVLSLADAATLVAARGRLMQALPAGGGMLAVAAAEADVSATLAGQADRVGIAAVNGPTSVVVSGDVAALDEVERLWRDRGARTRRLTVSHAFHSPLMEPMLAEFRVVLDGLTLAAPSLPVVSNVTGMLADADEIRTVDYWVRHVREAVRYADGVAALKAAGVDTFLEVGPRSVLTAMTADILPDADGVLAVAVQRKDRPEPQALLAALAELHVHGVPVTWQPWFADTGASRVDLPTYAFQHQRYWPEAGAGWTGDVTAVGLRPARHPLLGAAVGVAHAEGFLFTGRLARRTHPWISDHVVFDTVLLPGTGFVELALQAGAHVGADHVRELTLESPLILPETGGVDIQLWIGPADETGCRSVSLHSAQDGEPAEGADERAWTRNASGVLAGGPAGPSGPTGWSDLTAWPPPGATEVGTDDLYLNLAAQGYDYGPSFIALRSAWRRGDDLFAELALPEAPAAEAGGYGLHPALLDAALHTLGLTTPAGEPSGADMPPGYGRLPFSWNDVALHGAGAAAARVRVSHTGTDSISLLLADVTGAPIISVGSLVLRPVSADQLRTAGGGGTESLFRVEWAPLALPAGPSTVDWAVVGDAAALTDAVAVTGTAVAAYPDLTALATAMDDGTDAPGVLVVPFLDPPESAEVPQVVAAVTHRALAVLQQFLADDRYAASRLVVLTRGAVATDRDTDLTDLAGAAVIGLLRSAQSENPDRFVLVDVDDVAGAAAALVPAVATDEPQVVIRSGVAAGARLTRVPAVTEPLSAPFDGEGTVLITGATGTLGQLMSRHLVTVHGVRHLILTSRRGRAAGGVAELCAELEALGVSVTVAACDVADRTAVADLLAGIPAEHPLTAVIHAAGVRDDGVISSLTPERMDGVLRPKVDAAWNLHELTAGLDLKAFVSYSSLAATAGGPGQGNYAAANAFLDGLAQHRKARGLAALTLAWGLWADRSGMTTELDDVHLNRISRSGVAAMEAEEGLALFDAACRSTDAALVPARLDLAAMKVQFAGGSVPPLYRALIRTPARAAAATTGASLVQQLAGLGDTERAAALVEIVRGQAAAVLGYPDPAAIEPRRAFSEFGFDSLTAVEMRNRLNNAFGMRLPATLVFDYPSPHDLAAFLGTEIAGTPVPVRPTTTTGPVGDDEPLAIIGMACRLPGGVWSPDDLWRLVVDGVDAITDLPTDRGWDLDSLYSPDPDASGTFYARGGGFLDGVDRFDPGFFGISPREALAMDPQQRLLLETTWESFESAGIDPAAVRGSSTGVFVGTSGQDYGSLLAYSPEAAEGYMLTGMTSSVISGRVAYTFGLEGPAVSLDTACSSSLVALHWAGQALRRGECDMALAGGVMVMATPTAFVEFSRQRGLAADGRCKSFAASADGTGWSEGVGMLLVQRLSDARRQGRTVLAVVRGSAVNSDGASNGLTAPNGPSQQRVIRQALASARLSTADVDVVEAHGTGTTLGDPIEAQALLATYGQGRDGREPLLLGSIKSNIGHAQAAAGVAGVIKMVQAMRHGVVPATLHVEEPSPHIDWTSGAVELATESRPWPAVDRPRRAAVSSFGISGTNAHVIIEQADEPVEVVAPAVPGPPLVASDVAVWSVSARSKGAVAGQAARLAEFLRKHGDVDPVAVGWSLATTRSVFDQRAAVVGADVDDLLAGLDALAAGAPAGGLVTGAVAGHGAGPVFVFPGQGAQSARMAAGLVGRSPVFDVRLAECQRALAPYLDVDLVSVLTGEDESWLDRVEVVQPVLWAVGVALVAVWQQAGVTPAAVIGHSQGEIGAACVAGILSLDDAAKAVALRSRALTVLRGSGTMASVDLSVDAVTERLGGFPGVGVAAVNGPSIVVVSGPPQPVADLVEACQAEGVRARLIPVDYASHSPAVQEVAEQLRADLADVTPQPGHTRLVSTLTGDWVDPAVMGADYWYDNLRQTVQFDAAVRVAVAAGHTTFVEVSPHPVLTMPVTAILDDAGVTGYTLGSLRRGDDDATRLLTSLATAHAIGLPVDLTTVLAGTDTVTLPTYAFDHQRYWVDPPVHRAHDVSSAGLQDAGHPLLSATLTFPDSERMVFTGRLSVRTHPWLGEHRVMDNILLPGTAFVELATYAGEQAGCPTVEELTLLAPLVLPELGALQVQLMVGDRDDDGRRAVQLYSRPYRDGSDEILADVAWTCHATGLLGPEPAGGTAPAFDLGVWPPPGATRVEADDFYAGIEATVFGYGPAFRGLRAAWTRDDEVFAEVELPTDHHAEAGRFGVHPALLDGALQAMSIGGFLGRMGDGADATVPRLPFAWTGVSLLAAGATALRVRVAAAGEVGVSFQVADATGAPVLHVDSLIMRRVAGDSLGAARSGRHESLFQVDWPVLPVPTGPVPAATRWVVLGDDLALSAACEAAGARVRTDVDLDSLGDLLTGGESTPEAVIVPVGGVGDPTDPALAGQARATTHRTLAALRTWLADDRFAESRLVLVTRDAVAAGEQQLVNLRQAPVWGLLRTAQLEHPGRCQLVDLDDTTDSTSALAAAIASGEPQLAVRAGQVRTPRLGRVPAGVEPLPGGIDPDGTVLVTGGTGVLGRILARHLATTHGVRHLLLAGRRGAAAEGIGDLVTELAGTGTEVTVAACDAADPDALSALLAGVPAEHPLTAVVHAAGVLDDGVLESMTPERVDAVAVPKIDAAWHLHRLTAHLDLAAFVLFSSAAATLGSAGQSNYAASNAFLDALAAHRRARGLAGISLAWGLWEQASGMTGHLGDDDVRRMAEQGAAGLATEQALNLFDAAWRLDAAAVVPMRLDVATLRAQAEAGTLASMLRALVRAPQRRSADATGARGGGVQLGQRLAGLAGPERLKVVLDVVRANIAAVLGHAGADAVDPNRLFTDLGFDSLTAVDLRNRLNGLSGLRLPATLVFDYPTPTALAEKLTSEIAADAAPSTQPLFQGIDTVESLLTAIPLDPAARARFTARMQDLLAKASDLAAGPAVEPDRPDLDSASDDEIFDFISKEFGIS; this is encoded by the coding sequence ATGGCTGACGAGGCGAAGCTTCTCGACTACCTCAAGCGGGTCACCGCTGACCTGCACCAGGTGCGGCAGCGCCTGCGCGAGGTGGAGGCCGGTGAACAGGAACCGGTCGCCATCGTCTCCATGAGCTGCCGCTTCCCCGGCGGGGTGCGCTCGCCGGAGGACCTGTGGGAGGTCGTCGCGTCCGGTCGGGACGTGGTCTCCGACTTCCCCGAGGACCGTGGCTGGGACCTCGGGTCGCTCTACGACAGCGACCCGGAGCAGTCCGGCACGTCGTACACGCGGCAGGGTGGCTTCGTCCACGACCTGGCCGACTTCGATCCGGGCTTCTTCGCGATCTCCCCCCGGGAGGCGCTGGCGATGGACCCGCAGCAGCGCTGGCTGTTGGAGACCTCGTGGGAGGCCCTCGAACGGGCCGGCATCGACCCGCACTCGCTGCGCGGCAGCCGCACCGGCGTCTTCGCCGGCAGCACCGGCCAGGACTACGGCACGGTGCTGATGGGTGCCGCGCAGGGCCTGGAGGGGCACCTGATGACCGGCAACGCCGGCAGCGTCGTCTCCGGCCGGATCGCCTACACCTTCGGGCTGGAGGGACCGGCGGTCACCATCGACACCGCCTGCTCGTCCTCCCTGGTCGCCCTGCACCTCGCCGGGCAGGCGCTGCGGCAGCGGGAGTGCACCCTGGCCATCGTCGCCGGGGTTACCGCGATGTGCAGCCCGGCGGCCTTCGTCGAGTTCTCCCGGCAGCGCGGCCTCGCCGCCGACGGCCGGTGCAAGGCGTTCGCCGCCGCCGCCGACGGGACCGGCTGGTCCGAGGGGGTCGGCGTCCTGGTGCTGGAACGGCTCTCGGACGCGCAGCGCAACGGCCACCCGATCCTCGCCGTGGTGCGGGGCAGCGCGGTGAACCAGGACGGCGCGTCCAACGGTCTGAGCGCCCCGAACGGGCCGTCACAGCAGCGGGTGATCCAGCAGGCCCTGGCCAACGCCGGCCTCGCCGCCGGCGGCGTGGACGTGGTGGAGGCGCACGGCACCGGCACCCGGCTCGGCGACCCGATCGAGGCGCAGGCGTTGCTGGCCACGTACGGGCAGGACCGGGGTGACTCGGCGCCGTTGCTGCTGGGTTCGGTGAAGTCGAACATCGGTCATGCCCAGGCCGCCGCCGGGGTGGCCGGTGTGATCAAGATGGTGATGGCGATGCGGCACGGCGTCGTGCCGCCGACCCTGCACGTCGACGAGCCGACCCCCGAGGTCGACTGGTCGGCCGGCGAGGTCTCGCTGGTGACCGAGGCGACACCGTGGCCGGCGGCGGGCCGGCCGCGCCGCTCGGCGGTTTCCTCGTTCGGGGTTTCCGGCACCAACGCGCACACCATCCTGGAACAGGCCCCGGCGCCCCAACAGCCCGCGTCGGCCGACGCCGCGCCGGTGGTCGAGCGGCCGGTCGTGCCGGTGCCGGTGTCGGCCCGTGACGCCGCCGCTCTCGCCGCGCAGGCGGGTCGCTGGGCGGCCCGGCTGGCCGCCGAGGAGACCCTGCGTCCGCTGGACGTGGCCTTCTCGTCGGTCACCTCCCGGTCCACCCTGGAGCACCGGGCCGTGGTGTCGGCTACCGGCCGAGACGAGCTGCTCGCCGGGCTGCGGGCCCTCGCCGCCGGGGAACCGTCGGGCGCGGTGGTCACGGGCCAGGCCAGCGGTCGGGGTTCGCTGGCGGTGCTCTTCTCGGGTCAGGGCGCGCAGCGCGCCGGCATGGGCCGGGAGCTGTACGGCGAGTTCCCCGTCTTCGCCGCCGCGCTCGACGAGGTGTGCGCGCAGCTCGACCCAGTGCTGCCCCGTCCGCTGCGCGAGGTGCTGTTCGCCGCGCCGGGCTCGGTCGAGGCCGAGTTGCTGGACCAGACGGTGTTCACCCAGGCCGGTCTGTTCGCGGTCGAGGTGGCGCTGTTCCGTCTGGTCGAGTCGTTCGGTGTGGTGCCGGAGTTCGTGGGCGGCCACTCGATCGGTGAGGTCACCGCCGCGCACGTGGCCGGGGTGCTGTCGCTGGCAGACGCGGCCACGCTGGTGGCGGCGCGGGGCCGGCTGATGCAGGCGCTGCCGGCCGGGGGCGGGATGCTGGCCGTCGCGGCTGCCGAGGCCGACGTGTCGGCCACACTTGCCGGCCAGGCTGACCGGGTCGGGATCGCCGCGGTGAACGGGCCGACCTCGGTGGTCGTCTCCGGCGACGTGGCGGCTCTGGACGAGGTCGAGCGGCTCTGGCGGGACCGGGGCGCGCGTACCCGCCGGCTCACGGTCAGCCACGCCTTCCACAGCCCGCTGATGGAGCCGATGCTCGCCGAATTCCGGGTGGTCCTGGACGGGTTGACCCTCGCCGCGCCGTCGCTGCCGGTGGTGTCGAACGTGACCGGCATGCTCGCCGACGCCGACGAGATCCGCACCGTCGACTACTGGGTGCGGCACGTCCGCGAGGCCGTCCGGTACGCCGACGGGGTCGCCGCGCTGAAGGCCGCCGGGGTCGACACGTTCCTGGAGGTCGGGCCGCGCAGCGTACTGACCGCGATGACGGCGGACATCCTGCCGGACGCCGACGGGGTGCTCGCCGTCGCCGTGCAGCGCAAGGACCGACCCGAGCCGCAGGCACTGCTGGCCGCGCTGGCCGAGCTGCATGTCCACGGGGTGCCGGTGACCTGGCAGCCGTGGTTCGCCGACACCGGTGCCAGCCGGGTCGACCTGCCCACGTACGCGTTCCAGCACCAGCGCTACTGGCCCGAGGCGGGGGCCGGGTGGACCGGCGACGTCACCGCGGTCGGCCTGCGGCCCGCGCGACACCCCCTGCTCGGGGCCGCCGTCGGCGTCGCGCACGCCGAGGGCTTCCTGTTCACCGGCCGGCTGGCCCGGCGTACCCATCCGTGGATCTCCGACCACGTCGTCTTCGACACCGTACTGCTGCCCGGCACGGGCTTCGTCGAACTCGCCCTCCAGGCCGGTGCGCACGTCGGCGCGGACCACGTCCGCGAACTCACCCTGGAATCGCCGCTGATCCTGCCGGAGACCGGGGGCGTGGACATCCAGCTCTGGATCGGTCCGGCGGACGAAACCGGCTGCCGGTCCGTGTCGCTGCACTCCGCCCAGGACGGCGAGCCGGCCGAGGGCGCCGACGAGCGGGCCTGGACCCGCAACGCCAGCGGTGTGCTGGCCGGCGGCCCCGCCGGGCCGAGCGGTCCCACCGGCTGGTCCGATCTGACCGCCTGGCCGCCGCCGGGCGCGACCGAGGTCGGCACCGACGACCTGTACCTGAACCTCGCCGCGCAGGGCTACGACTACGGCCCGTCGTTCATCGCGCTGCGTTCCGCCTGGCGGCGCGGCGACGACCTCTTCGCCGAACTGGCGCTGCCGGAGGCCCCCGCTGCCGAGGCCGGCGGGTACGGCCTGCACCCGGCGTTGCTCGACGCGGCGCTGCACACCCTCGGCCTGACCACGCCGGCCGGGGAGCCGTCCGGGGCGGACATGCCTCCCGGGTACGGGCGGCTGCCGTTCTCCTGGAACGACGTCGCCCTGCACGGCGCCGGGGCCGCAGCGGCCCGGGTCCGGGTCTCGCACACCGGCACCGACAGCATCTCGCTGCTGCTCGCCGACGTCACCGGCGCGCCGATCATCTCCGTCGGCTCCCTCGTCCTGCGGCCGGTCTCCGCCGACCAGCTCCGGACCGCCGGGGGCGGCGGCACCGAGTCGCTGTTCCGGGTCGAGTGGGCCCCGCTCGCCCTGCCCGCCGGCCCGTCGACCGTCGACTGGGCGGTCGTCGGCGACGCGGCGGCGCTCACCGACGCGGTCGCGGTCACCGGTACGGCCGTGGCGGCGTACCCCGACCTGACCGCCCTGGCCACGGCGATGGACGACGGTACGGACGCACCCGGCGTGCTGGTCGTGCCCTTCCTCGACCCGCCCGAGTCGGCGGAGGTGCCCCAGGTCGTCGCCGCGGTGACCCACCGGGCGCTCGCCGTGCTCCAGCAGTTCCTCGCCGACGACCGCTACGCGGCCTCCCGGCTGGTCGTGCTGACCCGGGGCGCGGTCGCCACCGACCGGGACACCGACCTGACCGACCTGGCCGGCGCCGCCGTGATCGGCCTGCTCCGCTCCGCCCAGTCGGAGAATCCCGACCGGTTCGTGCTGGTCGACGTCGACGACGTGGCCGGCGCCGCCGCCGCGCTCGTCCCGGCCGTCGCGACGGACGAACCGCAGGTCGTGATCCGCTCCGGCGTCGCCGCCGGCGCCCGGCTCACCCGGGTCCCGGCCGTGACCGAGCCGCTGTCCGCCCCGTTCGACGGGGAGGGCACCGTCCTGATCACCGGCGCCACCGGCACCCTCGGCCAGCTGATGAGCCGGCACCTGGTGACCGTGCACGGCGTCCGGCACCTGATCCTCACCAGCCGGCGCGGCCGGGCGGCCGGGGGCGTCGCGGAGCTCTGCGCAGAGTTGGAGGCGCTCGGCGTGAGCGTCACCGTCGCCGCCTGCGACGTGGCCGACCGGACCGCCGTGGCCGACCTGCTGGCCGGTATCCCGGCGGAGCACCCGCTCACCGCCGTTATCCACGCCGCCGGTGTCCGTGACGACGGGGTCATCTCCTCGCTCACTCCCGAGCGGATGGACGGCGTGTTGCGGCCCAAGGTCGACGCCGCCTGGAACCTGCACGAGCTGACCGCCGGGCTCGACCTGAAGGCGTTCGTCTCGTACTCCTCACTCGCCGCCACCGCGGGCGGCCCGGGCCAGGGCAACTACGCCGCCGCGAACGCGTTCCTCGACGGGCTGGCCCAGCACCGCAAGGCGCGCGGCCTCGCCGCGCTCACCCTCGCCTGGGGTCTCTGGGCAGACCGCAGCGGCATGACCACCGAGCTGGACGACGTCCACCTCAACCGGATCTCCCGCTCGGGCGTCGCGGCCATGGAGGCCGAGGAGGGGCTCGCCCTCTTCGACGCGGCCTGCCGCAGCACCGACGCCGCGCTCGTCCCGGCCCGGCTGGACCTCGCCGCGATGAAGGTGCAGTTCGCCGGCGGCAGCGTCCCGCCGCTGTACCGGGCGCTGATCCGCACGCCCGCCCGCGCCGCCGCGGCCACCACCGGCGCGTCGCTGGTGCAGCAGCTCGCCGGGCTCGGCGACACCGAACGGGCCGCCGCGCTCGTCGAGATCGTCCGGGGCCAGGCCGCCGCCGTGCTCGGCTATCCCGACCCGGCGGCCATCGAGCCGCGCCGGGCGTTCAGCGAGTTCGGCTTCGACTCGCTCACCGCCGTCGAGATGCGCAACCGGCTCAACAACGCGTTCGGGATGCGGCTGCCGGCCACCCTCGTCTTCGACTACCCGAGCCCGCACGACCTGGCAGCCTTCCTGGGTACGGAGATCGCCGGCACCCCGGTCCCCGTGCGGCCCACGACCACCACCGGGCCGGTCGGCGACGACGAGCCCCTCGCGATCATCGGTATGGCCTGTCGGCTGCCCGGCGGGGTGTGGTCCCCCGACGACCTGTGGCGGCTGGTGGTCGACGGCGTCGACGCGATCACCGACCTACCGACCGACCGTGGCTGGGATCTCGACAGCCTCTACAGCCCCGACCCCGATGCCAGCGGCACCTTCTACGCCCGGGGTGGCGGCTTCCTCGACGGCGTCGACCGGTTCGATCCCGGCTTCTTCGGCATCTCGCCCCGCGAGGCCCTGGCCATGGACCCGCAGCAGCGGCTGCTGCTGGAGACCACCTGGGAGTCCTTCGAGTCCGCGGGCATCGACCCGGCCGCCGTACGGGGCAGCAGCACCGGCGTCTTCGTCGGCACCAGCGGCCAGGACTACGGCTCGCTGCTCGCGTACTCGCCGGAGGCCGCCGAGGGATACATGCTGACCGGGATGACCAGCAGCGTCATCTCGGGACGGGTGGCGTACACGTTCGGGCTGGAGGGGCCGGCGGTGTCGCTGGACACGGCCTGCTCGTCCTCCCTCGTCGCGCTGCACTGGGCCGGCCAGGCGCTGCGGCGTGGCGAGTGCGACATGGCCCTCGCCGGTGGCGTGATGGTGATGGCCACCCCGACGGCGTTCGTCGAGTTCTCCCGGCAGCGCGGCCTCGCCGCCGACGGCCGGTGCAAGTCGTTCGCCGCGTCCGCCGACGGCACCGGCTGGTCGGAGGGCGTCGGCATGCTGCTCGTGCAGCGGCTCTCCGACGCCCGCAGGCAGGGCCGCACGGTCCTCGCCGTGGTACGCGGCTCGGCGGTCAACTCCGACGGCGCCTCGAACGGCCTGACGGCGCCCAACGGTCCGTCGCAGCAGCGGGTGATCCGGCAGGCGTTGGCGTCGGCGCGGTTGTCCACGGCCGACGTGGACGTCGTGGAGGCGCACGGTACCGGCACGACGCTGGGCGACCCGATCGAGGCGCAGGCGTTGCTGGCCACCTACGGTCAGGGCCGCGACGGTCGCGAGCCGTTGCTGCTCGGCTCGATCAAGTCGAACATCGGGCACGCGCAGGCCGCCGCGGGCGTGGCGGGTGTGATCAAGATGGTGCAGGCGATGCGGCACGGGGTCGTGCCGGCGACGCTGCACGTGGAGGAGCCGTCCCCGCACATCGACTGGACGTCGGGCGCGGTCGAGTTGGCGACGGAGTCCCGCCCGTGGCCGGCGGTGGACCGGCCGCGTCGGGCGGCGGTGTCGTCGTTCGGTATCTCCGGCACCAACGCCCACGTGATCATCGAGCAGGCCGACGAGCCGGTGGAGGTCGTCGCTCCGGCCGTGCCGGGTCCGCCTCTGGTGGCGTCGGATGTCGCGGTGTGGTCGGTGTCGGCGCGGTCGAAGGGCGCCGTCGCCGGTCAGGCGGCCCGCCTGGCGGAGTTCCTGCGCAAGCACGGTGACGTGGATCCGGTGGCGGTGGGTTGGTCCCTGGCGACGACGCGGTCGGTGTTCGACCAGCGGGCTGCGGTTGTCGGCGCCGACGTGGACGACCTGCTGGCGGGGCTGGACGCTCTGGCGGCTGGTGCGCCGGCGGGCGGTCTCGTCACGGGCGCGGTCGCTGGTCATGGTGCGGGTCCGGTGTTCGTGTTCCCGGGCCAGGGTGCCCAGTCGGCGCGGATGGCGGCCGGTCTGGTGGGTCGGAGCCCGGTGTTCGACGTGCGGTTGGCCGAGTGTCAGCGGGCTCTGGCTCCGTATCTGGACGTGGATCTGGTGTCGGTGTTGACCGGCGAGGACGAGTCGTGGCTGGATCGGGTCGAGGTGGTGCAGCCGGTGCTGTGGGCCGTGGGTGTCGCCTTGGTGGCGGTCTGGCAGCAGGCCGGGGTGACTCCGGCGGCGGTGATCGGTCATTCGCAGGGTGAGATCGGTGCCGCGTGTGTGGCGGGGATCCTGTCCCTGGACGACGCGGCGAAGGCGGTCGCGTTGCGGTCGCGGGCGCTGACCGTGCTGCGGGGTTCCGGGACGATGGCGTCGGTCGACCTGTCCGTCGACGCGGTCACCGAGCGTCTGGGCGGCTTCCCCGGTGTGGGTGTCGCAGCCGTGAACGGGCCTTCCATCGTGGTGGTGTCGGGTCCGCCGCAGCCGGTGGCCGATCTGGTCGAGGCATGTCAGGCCGAGGGTGTCCGGGCGCGTCTGATCCCGGTGGACTACGCGTCGCACTCGCCGGCGGTGCAGGAGGTCGCCGAGCAACTCCGCGCCGACCTGGCCGACGTGACCCCGCAGCCGGGGCACACCCGGCTCGTCTCGACGCTGACGGGGGACTGGGTCGACCCCGCCGTCATGGGCGCGGACTACTGGTACGACAACCTGCGGCAGACCGTCCAGTTCGACGCCGCCGTCCGCGTGGCCGTCGCCGCCGGGCACACCACGTTCGTGGAGGTCTCTCCGCATCCGGTGTTGACGATGCCGGTGACGGCGATCCTGGACGATGCCGGGGTCACCGGGTACACGTTGGGCAGCCTGCGCCGGGGCGACGACGATGCGACGCGGTTGCTGACGAGCCTGGCGACTGCGCACGCCATCGGTCTGCCGGTCGACCTGACCACGGTCCTCGCCGGGACCGACACCGTCACACTGCCCACCTACGCCTTCGACCACCAGCGGTACTGGGTCGACCCGCCGGTGCACCGGGCGCACGACGTCAGCTCCGCCGGCCTCCAGGACGCCGGACACCCGCTGCTCAGCGCCACCCTGACCTTCCCCGACAGCGAGCGGATGGTCTTCACCGGGCGGCTGTCGGTGCGTACCCACCCCTGGCTCGGCGAGCACCGGGTGATGGACAACATCCTGCTGCCCGGCACCGCCTTCGTGGAACTGGCCACGTACGCCGGTGAGCAGGCCGGCTGCCCGACGGTGGAGGAGCTGACCCTGCTCGCCCCGCTCGTCCTGCCCGAACTCGGCGCGCTCCAGGTACAGCTGATGGTCGGCGACCGGGACGACGACGGGCGACGCGCCGTGCAGCTCTACTCCCGGCCCTACCGGGACGGCTCGGACGAGATCCTGGCCGACGTCGCCTGGACCTGCCACGCCACGGGCCTGCTCGGCCCGGAACCGGCCGGCGGCACCGCGCCCGCCTTCGACCTGGGGGTGTGGCCACCGCCCGGCGCGACGCGCGTCGAGGCTGACGACTTCTACGCCGGGATCGAGGCGACCGTCTTCGGGTACGGCCCGGCGTTCCGTGGCCTGCGCGCCGCGTGGACCCGCGACGACGAGGTCTTCGCCGAGGTCGAGCTGCCCACCGACCACCACGCCGAGGCCGGCCGCTTCGGCGTGCACCCGGCGCTGTTGGACGGCGCGTTGCAGGCCATGTCGATCGGCGGCTTCCTCGGCCGGATGGGCGACGGCGCCGACGCCACCGTGCCCCGTCTTCCGTTCGCCTGGACCGGCGTCTCCCTGCTCGCCGCCGGTGCCACCGCCCTGCGGGTGCGCGTCGCCGCAGCCGGCGAGGTCGGCGTCTCCTTCCAGGTGGCCGACGCCACCGGGGCTCCGGTGCTGCACGTCGACTCGCTGATCATGCGGCGGGTCGCCGGCGACTCGCTCGGCGCGGCCCGTTCCGGCCGACACGAGTCGCTGTTCCAGGTGGACTGGCCGGTGCTGCCGGTACCCACCGGCCCTGTGCCGGCGGCCACCCGCTGGGTGGTGCTCGGCGACGACCTGGCCCTCAGCGCCGCCTGCGAGGCGGCCGGTGCCCGGGTGCGTACCGACGTCGACCTCGACTCGCTGGGCGATCTGCTCACCGGGGGCGAGTCGACGCCCGAGGCGGTGATCGTCCCGGTCGGCGGTGTCGGGGACCCGACGGACCCGGCGCTGGCCGGGCAGGCACGGGCCACCACGCACCGTACCCTCGCCGCGTTGCGGACCTGGCTCGCCGACGACCGGTTCGCCGAGTCCCGGCTGGTGCTGGTCACCCGGGACGCCGTGGCGGCAGGGGAGCAGCAGCTGGTCAACCTGCGGCAGGCCCCGGTCTGGGGTCTGCTGCGCACGGCGCAACTCGAACACCCGGGCCGGTGCCAGCTCGTCGACCTCGACGACACCACGGACAGCACCAGCGCGCTGGCCGCCGCGATCGCCTCCGGCGAACCGCAGCTCGCCGTACGGGCCGGGCAGGTACGCACCCCACGGCTCGGGCGGGTCCCGGCCGGGGTGGAGCCGCTGCCCGGCGGGATCGACCCGGACGGCACCGTGCTGGTCACCGGCGGGACCGGCGTCCTTGGCCGCATCCTGGCCCGCCACCTCGCCACCACCCACGGCGTACGGCACCTGCTGCTGGCCGGGCGACGCGGCGCGGCGGCCGAGGGGATCGGCGACCTGGTCACCGAACTCGCCGGCACCGGTACGGAGGTGACCGTCGCGGCCTGCGACGCCGCCGACCCCGACGCCCTGTCGGCGCTGCTGGCCGGGGTGCCCGCCGAGCACCCCCTCACCGCAGTGGTGCACGCCGCCGGCGTCCTCGACGACGGTGTGCTGGAGTCGATGACCCCCGAACGGGTGGACGCGGTCGCCGTGCCGAAGATCGACGCGGCCTGGCACCTGCACCGCCTCACGGCCCACCTGGACCTCGCGGCCTTCGTCCTCTTCTCCTCGGCGGCGGCCACCCTGGGCAGCGCCGGCCAGTCCAACTACGCGGCGTCGAACGCCTTCCTCGACGCCCTTGCGGCGCACCGCCGGGCCCGCGGACTCGCCGGCATCTCGCTCGCGTGGGGCCTGTGGGAGCAGGCCAGCGGCATGACCGGCCACCTCGGCGACGACGACGTGCGGCGGATGGCCGAGCAGGGCGCGGCCGGGCTGGCCACCGAGCAGGCGCTGAACCTCTTCGACGCCGCGTGGCGGCTCGACGCGGCGGCCGTCGTGCCGATGCGCCTGGACGTAGCGACGCTGCGGGCGCAGGCGGAGGCCGGCACCCTCGCGTCGATGCTGCGGGCCCTGGTCCGGGCGCCGCAGCGGCGTTCTGCCGACGCCACCGGCGCCCGCGGCGGCGGGGTGCAGCTCGGCCAGCGACTCGCCGGCCTGGCCGGTCCGGAGCGGCTCAAGGTGGTGCTCGACGTGGTACGGGCGAACATCGCCGCCGTCCTCGGTCACGCCGGCGCCGACGCCGTCGACCCGAACCGGCTCTTCACCGACCTGGGCTTCGACTCGCTCACCGCGGTCGACCTGCGCAACCGGCTCAACGGCCTGTCCGGGCTGCGGCTGCCGGCGACGCTGGTCTTCGACTACCCGACGCCGACCGCGCTCGCCGAGAAGCTGACCAGCGAGATCGCCGCCGACGCGGCACCCTCCACGCAGCCCCTCTTCCAGGGCATCGACACGGTGGAGAGCCTGCTCACCGCCATCCCGCTCGACCCGGCGGCCCGGGCCCGGTTCACCGCCCGGATGCAGGACCTGCTCGCCAAGGCGTCCGACCTGGCGGCCGGGCCCGCCGTCGAACCGGACCGGCCCGATCTCGACTCGGCCAGTGACGACGAGATCTTCGACTTCATCAGCAAAGAGTTTGGAATCTCCTGA